A stretch of DNA from Gammaproteobacteria bacterium:
GGCTGGCCTTTGTTACCCAGACGACGCTGTCGGTGGACGACACCGCCGACATCGTCGCGGTGCTGGAGAGGCGCTTTCCGGGCATCCGCCGCCCGCGCAAGGACGACATCTGCTACGCCACGCAGAACCGCCAGAACGCCGTCAAGCAACTGGTCGGCACATGCGACCTGATACTGATTGTCGGCTCGCGCAACAGTTCCAATTCCAACCGCCTGCTGGAAATCGCGCTGAAACGCGGCGTCGAGGCGCACCTGATAGACGGCGCCGCCGAAATCAAGCGGCGCTGGCTCGACGGCAAACGCCGCATCGGCCTGTCGGCGGGCGCGTCGGCGCCGGAAACGCTGGTGCAGGCCGTCGTCGCCGAACTGCAAAGCCGCGGCGCCCACCGCATCGGCGAGGTCGCCGGCATCGAGGAAACCGTGACCTTCCCGCTGCCGAAGGAACTGCGCCCCGGCGGCGATTTGGCTTGACGGGCGCGAGGCCGTACAATGGCGGGCGTCGCACCGGGGCCGTAGCTCAGTTGGGAGAGCGCGACATTCGCATTGTCGAGGTCAGGGGTTCAAATCCCCTCGGCTCCACCACGACACCGGCGCGCCGTCAGCGGCCGATGCCGTGTTTCTCCAGTATCGGCGGCATTTCGGTGTCGGCCTCGTGGACGGCCGGGTCGAAGGCGACGGGGACGCGGGCGGGCGATTCTCCCTCCTTCCAGTCGCTGAACAGTCCCTGGTAATGCAGGTAATACAGGTCGCGCTCGGCGCACTCTTCCCACAGATAATAGCCGGGCAGCCGGATTTGCATTTTGCGAAAGCAGTGGGACGGCATCCAGACTCCGCAGCGCCAATGCAGCCATTCCCATATCCTGCGCAACTTCTCGACAACCAGCCCGGCTTTCGGCATTTGCGGGCGGCAGAGGTGCACGCCGACATAGCGGGTTCCCTCGTGCCTGAAGACGGGTTTCGGGCGCATCACGGCATCCGGATGAACATCCGCCGGTGATTTGTAGCGAACATTGTAATCGGAGACGCGGGCGAGACGGCCGGTGTCGAGCCTGATGTACGGCGCCCAGACCTCGGGCACCAGCAGCGCCGAAACCGCGCCGGTCAGGCGCTTCTTCAGATAATCCCGCAGCGGCAGCGATGTGCGGTTGACGAGGTATTCATCCACATCAAAACTCAGATAATACGCCGAACGGTCGCCGAAAATGCGCGGGCAGTGGTTCAACGAACCGTGCTGGCAGGGCTGGTTGAGGTGGTCGCCGTAGGGGAACGGCCAGTCAACCAGAACCGTTTCCAGGCCGGCGTCGAGCGCGGCCAGATGCCCCGGCAAATCGGCGGCGTCGGCGGAACCGTTGTCGTAGATGACGACGCGCTCGACCCCGTGCACGCGGTGGTGGTAAAGGCACCAGTCGCGTATCCACTCCGGCGGGTTGTCTTTTTGCAGCGTGTACAGCGTCAGCGTGACCGGCGGCAGCGCCGCCAGCGGGTTCGGCGGCACCACCGCGCGCTGTTCAAACGACTTCCACCGGAACACCAGTTCCAGCGGTTCGTCCGCAGCCGGCAGGCTTTCATCGGCGAAGATTTCAAGGATGTGCAGTTCTTCCGGATAATGCAGCGCAAGTTTGCGGTTGCGCAGTTTGTTGCAGCGGTAGCGCAGTCGCCGCCCGCGGCATTCAATCCGCAGCGGCAGGACATCGGCGGCGAGGTTGCGCAACTCCGGGCCGAGGGCGATGATTTTGCGGCGGTCGTGGCTGCGAAACACATCGTAGAACAGCGTGTCCAGGTCAAACGACGGATGGTGCGGCTTGATGTTTTCCGAAAACCGCGCGACCTCGCGCTCCAGCCCGAGATGCGCGGGCAGTTTCAGCGGGCGCGGGCGGTAGAGAACAGGGCCGGGGGCGGAATCAGACATGGACTGGCGGGAAGTTGCGCGGAACCGGTTGGGCGGCGGCCGGGCCGACTTTCCCATATAATCCCGTTCAATACCGGATTATACAAGGATGGTATCCCCCATGCTGAACATCCCCGATCTTGAAGCGGCGCGCGCGGCGGTGCGCGGCGGCGGCGTTGTCGCCTATCCGACCGAGGCCGTCTATGGGCTGGGCTGCGACCCGCTCGACGAGCGGGCGGTGGCGCGCATCGCGGCGCTGAAAGGGCGGCCAACCGGCAAGGGTTTTATCCTGATCGCCAGCCACTTCTCGCAACTGGCGCCGTTTTGCGCCGTCATCGGCAACGCGGCGTGGCGGCGCGTCAAGCAGACCTGGCCCGGCCCGCACACATGGGTTTTTCCGCGCACATTGAAGTGCCCGCCGTGGTTGCACGACCGCTCCGCCGGCATCGCGGTGCGGGTCAGCGCGCATCCGGTGGCGGCGGCGCTTTGCGATGTGTGCAACTGCGCGCTGGTCTCGACCAGCGCCAACCTCAGCGGCCAGCCGCCGCTGCGCACGGCGCGCGAAGTCGCGGACTGTTTCGGCGAACAACTGGACTGCATTGTCGAAGGCGATGTCGGCGGCGCCGCCGCGCCGACCGCCATCCGCGACGCCGCCAGCGGGCGCCTGATACGGCAGGGCGCGGATGAGGCGGACGACGGCGAATGATGAAGACGGCGGAAGCAAGACGGATAATCCCGCGCCTGACCGCGTTGCAGGAAAAAATCCGCGGCGCGGCGGAACACACGAACGACGGCGAATGACGGAGGCGGCGGAAACCGCGCGCGTGGTCTCGTACCTGACCGCGTTGCAGGAAAAAATCTGCGGTGCGGTGGAACGCACGGACGGCGACGCGCGTTTTGTCAGCGATGTCTGGCGGCGGCCCGGCGGCGGCGGCGGTGACAGCCGTGTTCTCGCCGACGGCGGCGTGTTCGAGAAGGCCGGCGTCAACTTCTCGCACATTCACGGCGACCGCCTGCCGGCGGCGGCGACAACGGCGCACCCGCAGCGCGACGGCGCCTTCGAGGCCGCCGGCGTGTCGCTGGTGCTGCACCCGTGCAACCCGTATGTGCCGACGGCGCACTGCAATGTGCGCTTCTTCTCGCAGACGCCGGCGAACGGCGCGCCGCGGTGGTGGTTCGGCGGCGGCTACGACCTGACGCCGTGCTATCCGTTCACCGAGGATGCCGTCGCGTGGCACCGCGCCGCGCGCCGCGCCTGCGAGCCGTTCGGCGACGATGTCTATCCGCGCTTCAAGCGCTGGTGCGACGAATACTTCTACCTTGAGCACCGCGGCGAGACGCGCGGCGTCGGCGGCCTGTTCTTCGACGACCTCAACGAGTGGGGGTTTGAGCGCTGCTTCGCGTTCATGCAAAGCGTCGGCGACAGTTTCACCGGCGCCTACCTGCCGATTGCCGAGCGCCGCCGCGCCACGCCCTTCGGGCCGCGGCAGCGCGACTTTCAGTTATACCGCCGCGGGCGCTATGTGGAGTTCAACCTGGTGTACGACCGCGGCACGCTGTTCGGCCTGCAATCCGGCGGGCGCGCCGAATCCATCCTGATGTCGCTGCCGCCGCGGGTGGTGTGGCGCTACGGCTGGAAGCCGGACGCCGGAAGCCCGGAGGAAAAACTGTGCCGGGACTATCTGAAACCGAGGGACTGGCTTACCATAGACGAATGATGATTCGCCCGCACAACAAGCGCCGTTTTCAGCGCGCCGGAAACCGGGTTGCGACAGACGAACGATGACCCGTCTGCGTACCCGTCCGCGGCGCATGCGCCGCGATGATTTCAGCCGGCGGTTGATGCGCGAGACCGCGCTCGACTGCGGCGATTTGATTCAGCCGCTTTTCGTCCTTGACGGCGACCGCGCGCGCGCGGTCGCGTCCATGCCGGATGTCGAGTGCATTCCCGTCGGCCTGCTGGCCGCCGAGGCCGACGCGCTGTGCGCGCTCGGCGTGCCGGCGGTGGCGCTGTTTCCGGTCGTCGCCGCCGACGCCAAAAGCGACGGCGCTGAGGAGGCCTGGCGCGACGACGGCCTGGTGCAGCGCGCGGTGCGCGAACTGAAGCGGCGCGCGCCCGAACTCGGCGTTGTCACCGATGTCGCGCTCGACCCCTACACGACGCACGGCCACGACGGCGTCACCGACGAAACCGGTTATGTGATGAACGACGAGACGGTCGCGCTGCTGGTGCGCCAGGCGCTGTCGCACGCCGCCGCCGGCGCCGACATCGTCGCGCCGTCGGACATGATGGACGGGCGCGTCGGCGCCATCCGCGACGCGCTTGAAGACAACGGCCACACGACGACGCGCATCCTCGCCTATTCGGCGAAATATGCGTCGGCGTTTTACGGGCCGTTCCGCGACGCCGTCGGCTCGGCGGCCAATCTCGGCGGCGGCGGCAAGGAAACCTACCAGATGGACTGCGCCAACGGCGACGAGGCGCTGGCCGAAGTTGCGCTCGACCTTGACGAGGGCGCCGACATCGTCATGGTCAAACCGGCGCTGCCGTGCCTGGATGTCATCCGCCGCGTCAAGGACGAGTTTCGCGCGCCGACTTTCGCCTACCAGGTCAGCGGCGAATACGCGATGCTGAAGGCCGCCGCCGCCAACGGCTGGCTGCCGGAACGCGCGTGCGCGCTGGAGGCGCTGACCGCCATCCGCCGCGCCGGCGCCGACGCCATCCTGACCTACTACGCCAAAACCGCCGCAAAGTGGCTGCGCGAAGGCGCGTGAGCAGGCGGCGCGGCGGCGCATGAACGAATGCCGGGACCGCTTTCCGGGGCGGCGGCGGTGACCGGCGGCGCGGCGGCGCGGGCCGCGGACCGCTATGCGCTGATTGGCTGCCCGGTGGAGCACAGCATCTCGCCGCAAATCCACGCGCGCTTTGCCGCGCAAACCGGCGAGGCCGTCCGCTATGAATTGCTTGAAGCGCCGCGCGACGGGTTTGCCGACGCGGTCAGGCGGTTTGCCGGCGACGGCGGCAAAGGGCTGAATGTGACGCTGCCGTTCAAGGAGGAGGCGCGCCGCCTGGCGGACGATGTCAGCGCGCGCGCGCAGGCGGCGGGCGCGGTCAATACGCTGGTGTTGCGGGCGGCGCGGGGTGGCGGCGCCGGCGACGGCAACCACAACAACGCCGACGGCAGTGCCAACAACCGCAACGACGCCGATGCCGGCGGCAACGCCGCCTTCACGCTGTACGGCGACAACACCGACGGCGCCGGTTTTATCCGCGATTTGCGCGTCAACTGCAAACTGCAACCGGAAGGGCGCGCGATTCTGCTGCTCGGCGCCGGCGGCGCGGCGCGCGGCATCATTCCGCCGCTGATGGAAAGCGGCGCCGCGTCGCTGGTCATCGCAAACCGCGGCGTTGAACGCGCGCGCACGCTGGAACGCCTGTTCGCGCCGCTCGGCGATGTGACGGCGTGCGCGCTCGACGAACTCGGCGGGCGCCGTTTCGACGGCATCGTCAACGCAACTTCGGCCAGCCTCGCCGGCGAAGTGCCGGCGCTGCCCAACGCGCCTGGCGCCGCCTGGGGATACGACCTCGCCTACGACGCAACCGGCGACACCGCCTTCGTCCGCTGGCTCCGCGCGCACGGCGTTGAACACGCCTTTGATGGCCTCGGCATGCTGGTTGAGCAGGCCGCCGAATCCTTCCTGCTGTGGCGCGGCGTCCGCCCGCAAACCGCCGCCATCATCCGCGCGTTGCGCGAACAACAATAAGGGGCGCGCCGTTCGGGTGCGCGGCCTTGACCGGCGAGGCCGGCATTTTTGCCGCCGACTCCATTGCATGAGTTATAGACTTCGGTCTTGTAACTCATGCCGCGGCGCTTTTTGAGTGATAGAAAACGCTGCGGCGCGCGGTGCGGGCCGCTTATGGGCGGGGCATGTGGGCGTTTTTCAGATCCACATAACTTTGTGCCGAGAACAGCAGGAAGTCGCGTTCGTCGCCGGTCAGTTCGCGGACCTTGCGGGCCGGGTTGCCGAGCCACAGGAAGCCGCCCTCGATGGTCTTGCCCGGCGGCACCAGACTGCCGGCGGCCAGCATCGCGCCGGTGCGGATGACGGCGCCGTCGAGCACGGTTGAGCCCATGCCGACCAGGCAGTCGTCCTCAATGGTGCAGGCGTGCAGGATGACATTGTGGCCGACGGTGACGCCGCTGCCGATGTGCAGCGGCCAGGCGTGCGGCACGAAGCGGCTGTCGCCGGTGACATGCAGGATGGAGCCGTCCTGGATGTTGCTGCGTTCGCCGATGCGGATTTCGGCGAGGTCGCCGCGCGCGACGCTCATCGGCCACAGCGAACTGTCGGCGCCGACGACGACATCGCCGATGACCAGCGCGGCTTCATCCACAAAGGCCGTCGGATGGATGCGCGGTTTGCGGTTCTGGTATTGCCTGATGCCCATGGATGGTGTCTGTCGGTGGCGCCCGTTGGTGGCGCCCGTTGCGGGGCGCCCGTTGCGGGGCGGAGCGGGGCGCCGTGTGCCCGTTGTCAGTCCGCCGCGCCGCGCGACCGGTGCGTCCGGCTTTGCGGCATGGGCGTGCCCCTGAAAGCCGGGCGCGAGCCGCAGTATAGCAAAAGCGACCTTTCGTCGGCTGAACAGGGCGTTTCGTCGGGCGCGCGGCCCGGTGCGGCGGCAATCGTGGCAAAACGGCGGCATGATGTTTTGTTCGCGCACCAACAACCGGCAAGACGGCAACCGCAGGATGTCCCGTTCCCGCGCCGGCAATCGGCGCAGCGGCAACTGCGGAATGTTTCGTCCCCGCGCCGGCAACCAACGCGGCGGCAACTCCGGAATGTTCCGCCGCCGCACTTGCGACCGGCGCAGCGGCTTTACGCTGGTTGAATTGCTGTCCGCGCTGACGCTGGGCGCGCTGCTGATTGCCGCGTTGCTGAAATTGCATCACAACGCGCAGTGGGCGCACGCCGCCGCCGCCAACCGCGCCGCCATCGCGCAGAAACTGATTGTGCTGCGGCGCGCCGTCGGCGAGTCGGTCGCCGGCATCGTGCCGATGTGCAGCGCGAAGGCGCGGCGCTTCAACCTGATGACCGCCGGTGCGTCGGCGCCGTTCTGGCTGAAGTTGTTTGAAAGCACCGTGCAGGTCATCGGCGGCGGCGAAGGCGGCGCGCCGGACGGCCTCAAGCGCGCCGGCGACCGCCCCGGCGAGCGCCGCGCGCAAAGCGATGTGCTGATTGTGCGCGGCGCGGCGCTGCCGGCGGTCAGCGTCAGCGGCCACGCGACCGGCACGCGCGCGTTTGTCGTTTCGGACACGGCGGGTTTCAGGCCCGGCGACGCCGCGCTGATTTGCGACGAACACGCGGCGGCGCTGTTTCAGGTGACCGATGTCGGCGCGCACTCGCTCGGCTACGGCGGCGGCGGCGTGCGGCCCGGCAACTGCGCCGGCGCTTTCGCGGCGGGCGGCTGCGCGCAGCAGCACCGCTTCGGCGGCGGCGCCGTTATTGCGCGCTATGCGGCGTCGGTGTTTTATGTCGGCGTCGGCAAGTCCGGCGGCGGTTTTTCGCTGTACCGGCAGCGGCCCGGCGTCGTCCGCGCGGGCGCCACGCGCCGCCTGACATTGAGCGCGGAGGAAATCATCACCGGCGTGCAACAGATTGCAGCCGAGGTCGTCGTGCGGCACGGCGGGCGCCTGCGCTACGCCGACGCCGGCGGCGGCGGCAGCGGCGGCGGTTCACCGTTTGCGATTGCGCTGGAAGCCGTCGTCAACGGACACAACGGCCCGGGCGGCGGCGAGGAAAGTCATGCGTTTGTCATTACATTGTAGGAAGCGGCACGGGCGCGGCGGTTTTGCCAGGCAAATCACAAGCGGCATGATGGGGCGGCGTTGCAAAACGCGGCGGGCGCAATGCAATGGTCTCGCCGGGCAAATCGCAGGCGGTGCAGAAAGACCGCATTGCCGGAAGCGGCGGGCGCGCAGTGTCCTCGCCGGGCAATTTGCCGGGCAAATCGGCGGCGGCGTGATGGGGCGGCATTGCAAAACGCGGCGGGCGCAGTGTGGCGGCATTCTGCCGGTTGTGCTGGTTTTGCTGTCGCTGACGGCGCTGGTGGCGGTCGCCGGGCTGGAGCGTTCCGCCGACCAGCGTCTGCTGGCGGGCGGCGCCGATGAGCGCGGGCAACTGCACGAAGCGGCGATGTCGGCGCTGGCTGCGGGGGTTGCCGACGCGCGCGCGCGTCATGCGGACGACTTTTCCGCCGGCAAGGACGGCCTGTTCACCGGCGCGCACGACGGGCGCCGGCGCGATTATTCGTGGAAAGACGGCGACGGTTTCATCATTGAACAACTGGCGCGGGGGCCTGCGCTGCACGCCGGCGGCAAGACCGTCGCGCAGTGCCGCCTGCTGGTGACGGCGCGCGCGCAAACCGCAGGCGGCCAGGTGCTGTTCGCGCAGGCGCTGGTGTCGGCGCCGCTGGCGGCGGCGGCTGCGACCGGCGCCGTCGTGGTTTCCATGCCGCCGGTGACGCTCGACGCGGTGCGCGTCATCACGCCGTGAGACGCATGAACCGTTTGTTCCCGCGTCGCGCGCATCGCGCGCGCGGCTTCACGCTGATTGAACTGATTGCGGTCATCGCCATCGTCGCCGTGCTGGTGACGACGGCAATCCCCGCGTACCGCACGTGGGGCGAGAAAATGGCGGTGCTGGACGCGCGCAACAAACTGACGGAGTTGATGCACCTGCAAAACGACCACCACGCGAGAAAGGCGGCCTACACCGTGCGCCTTGTCAAGGACCTGGATATTGCCGGCGCGCTGTCGGACAACGAGCGCTACCGCATCACCGGCGCCGCCTGCGGCGGCGGCCTGGAAGACTGCATCCGGCTGTCGGCGACGCCGGTGCGCGCCGATTCCGGTTTGCAGACACTGACACTGGATTCACGCGGCGCGCGCACACCGCTGAAGTTGTGGCGCTGAAGGCGCGGCGGCATAGTCTCAAACAGGCGGCGCAGAATCGTTGTATGGCCCGAGAAAACGCTCACCATCAAAGTGAATCAGGTGGGACGGCGCATCCGCCACCCACACTTCTGTTTCCCATGCAATCTCCGCGAGATACCGACCCATGACCGCCCGGTTCGGAAAGGCGGTTACATAAACCAGACCGGCAGTCGCTTCAGAAAAGAGCGCGGCAAGTTCGGCATGTCGTTTTCCATCAACAGGGCCATGGCTGGTAACGGACTCAACCAGCAATAGCCAGTTTTCCCCGGCGGAGTAGAGCAACACATCAGGCATTTTGCCGTGGGAATCCACGCCGACACCCAGGCCGGCCAGCAAGGCCCTGTCAAAGTAACCCCATTTGTCGCCGGTATCCCCGACATAGACCAATGTGCCGCCCGGAGCGAAGCGCGGAGCAAATTCCTCGATAATCGCCCGAATCAATTCACTGTGCTCGCCGGGTGTAAGAGCGATGTTTTTCCCCGGCGCAATCTTGACCGGGATGCGATTTTGCTCCCGCTCTCTGGCGTAGCGGGCAACCAGTGTTTCACGTCGGGCCAGATAAGTCGCCAATTTGTCTTGCCATGACGGGGCGCCAAAGGCCCGCAACAGTTCCAGGGTTGCAGGCTCAATTTGGTAAACCGTATGGGGGCTGTTCACAGGGCGGCCGGGTTTGTCCGGATTGCACAATGCAATACCCGCATCGCAGAACTGGTGCATTGTCCGGCGGCGGAAAGTCTCGCGTGTGTTCGGGGCGTATTCCCTGTCGTAGTGCGTTTTGACCCAGTTCATCATCGGCGTGATGCCGACAAGCGGATTTTCGACATCAGCCCACGCTTTGCCCGGCGCAAGATTCAGCAAGGCCAGCAGGCAGAGTGCGGAGCGCTCATTTTGTTGCCCCTGCGGCAGGCCCAGCGAAACAATAATCCGGCTTGCCTCTTCAATGTGATTGTCCCCGGTGTTCATGCAACCAGAGTTTCCAGTTTGTCATCAACCATCGCCTGGGTTATTTTCCCGCATTGCATGGCCCACCTGCCGAGATTAATCAGGGTTTCACGACTTGGGTATTTCATCAATTTGAGGTCGGTCGCGTTGACCTGTGTGTGACCGCTAAAGCACCGGAAATACTCATCAACGGCGGTTGTGTTGAGAAATACGGCCAATCCGCGCGCCAGCGTTTGCGGCAAACCGCGCCTGTTTTGATGAAACAGGTTCAGGTGGTTCTCGAAACCCAGCATAGGCGCGCCGTTGAATGCGGCGGAGTTGACCACACTCGCCACAATTCGCCTCCTTTCCTCCTTTGAGGAAAAACGGCGCACCACACAATAAAAACCGTTCGGATAAAGCCACTTTTCAGTGTCGCTGTTTCTGCAAATGGCATTTGGTTTTTTAGCGCCGGTCTGCGGCCATATCATGCCGCTGTCAGTGAAATGTCCGGCGTAGAGCAAAGGGACGGTTCCGGCCTCCGGCATGTCACGCAGATGCTTCTTCAGCCGAAAGTCAACCACCGGCCCGGTGGAAACCTTGATGCCAATGTCGTTCAGGGAATAACATATGGACGGGGACGCCTCAATGGCGCTTTTCCCGGGCGATACGGGCACATGAATGAACTGTTCCGGGTCGGCCGGAATCACAATCCGGTTGAACGGCTGCACGCGAGCGGCAAAATCGGCGAGAGTGTCATCGGTTGATGTGGAAACTGTCACCGGTCCCTGTTTTCCGCCGCGCTCAAGCCGGATGACGATGTTTTCCTGCAATACGCCGTCATCCCTGAATGTCTTGCTGCGTGATTCAAACAGATGTATATGCCTGACGGCCGCGTGCTTCAACATGAAGCCACGGAAGGGCCGGTAGTACGGCCCGTTGCAGAAACTGCGGGGGACAATCGCCACCACTTGCCCGCCCGGAACTACAAGCAAAAGAGACAATGCGACAAAAGCCGAATAAAGATTGACAGTCTCTATTCCCGCCTGACGAAGAAGCAGACGGCGGCGGGAATTGCTTTTTATTTTCTTGTACGGCGGATTGAGAATGGCATGAGTAAAGTCGCTCCGCCCAAATTGAATCCTGTTGACTGCGGCCTCTATAAAATCGCCGTCGGTGATTTCCAGTGCAAAAGGCAGTTTATCGGCATACCCGCGAAGCGAACCATGCAATTCCGCATGGAGATTTTTGTCCAACTCAAAGGCCGTCAGTTTAATCCTGTCAAAATTGAAGGCTTCCCCCATGCACCTTTCCAGAAAGGCGCCTGAAAGAGAACCGATACCCGCCCCGGCGTCAAGCAAATGGCATCTGCCGCCGGCTGCCGGGAAAAGTCCCGCCATGAATACCGCTGTTTTTGCCGGTGTAAAAAACTGGCCGAGCCGGGATTTTTCTTCCGCCCCGGTGTTTTTTGATATCTGCAGCCTGGTTTTTTCAATGGTTGATAACAAGGAAGTGTCTCCGGCTTTAGCCTGCTGAAGGCGCCGCGGTTCAGGTTTTCTTTGTTGTCGCGGCGCGGCGTTTTTTTGCGGTGGCGGGTTTTTTCTTTTTCGGCGGCGCCTTTTTTGCGGTGGATTTTTTCGCCGACTTTTTGCGGGCGCCTTTCTTCGCGGCGCCTTTCTTTGAGGTTCTCCTTCTGGCCGGTGCGTTGGCGATCAACTCGCGGCATTCCTCGAGTGTCAGTTCCGACGGCTCGCGGTCTTTCGGCACGCTTGCGTTCTTCGCGCCGTCGGTGACATACGGGCCGTAGCGGCCGTTCAGCACGCAGATGCCCTCGTCGGCGAAGTTCAGGATGAGTTTCTTCTCGTCCTCGCGCTTTTTCTCCTCGACCAGTTCCAGCGCGCGTTCGGCGCCGATGGTGTACGGGTCGTCGTCGCGGATGGAGACATATTTGTCGCCGTACTTGACATACGGCCCGAAGCGCCCGATGCCGACCAGCATCGGCTCGCCCTGCGGCGTCTCGCCCAAATCGCGCGGCAGTCTGAACAACTCCAGCACCTCCTCCAGCGTGACCGTCTCCGGCGTCTGCTCGCCAATCAGGCTGGCGAAGCGCGGCTTTTCATCGTCGTCCGCCGAGCCGATTTGCGCGAAAGGCCCGTAGCGGCCATAGCGCACGAAGACGGGCTTGCCGGTCTTCGGGTCCTGCCCGAGTTCGCGCGCCAGCGCCGCCTCCTGCTTGCTGATGGTCGCCTTGTCGTCAACCTGTTGCTTGAACGGATGCCAGAAGTCGTCGAGCAGCGGCACCCATTTTTTCTCGCCGCGCGACACCGCGTCGAGCGCATCCTCGAGGCGCGCGGTGAAGTCGTAGTCCACATACTGCGTGAAATGCTCGGTCAGAAAGCGGTTGACGAGGCGCCCGGTCGGCGTCGGCTGAAAACGCCGGTTGTCGAGCGTCGCGTATTCGCGGTTTTGCAGCGTTGAGATGATGCTCGCGTAGGTCGAGGGCCTGCCGATGCCGTATTCCTCGAGCGTCTTGATCAGCGTCGCCTCGTTGTAGCGCGGCGGCGGCTCGGTGAAATGCTGCTCCGGGACGATGGCGCGCACATCAACATCGTCGCCTTCCTCCAGCGCCGGCAGTTTCTTCTCCTTGCCGTCGTCTTTGCGCGGCGCATCGGAAACCTCGTCGCGGCCCTCGGTGTACACCATCATGAAGCCCGGGTCGCGCACGGTCGAGCCGGTGGCGCGGAAAGTGAAACCGGCGCCGCCCGCGAAGTCCACCGACACGGTGTCGAGCGTCGCCGGAATCATCTGGCAGGCGACGGCGCGCTTCCAGATCAGGTCGTACAGCCGGAACTGGTCGCCGCTCAGATGCCCCCGGATGTCTTCCGGCGCGCGCGACGCCGAGGTCGGGCGGATGGCCTCGTGCGCCTCCTGCGCGTTCTTCGAGCGCGTCTTGTAGAGGTTCGGCGTGGCGGGCAGTTGGTCGGCGCCGAAACGCGATGTGATGTAGCCCCTCAGGTCGTCAATGGCCTCGCGCGCCAGCGTGACCGAGTCCGTGCGCATGTAGGTAATCAGGCCGACCGGGCCGGAGCCGAGGTCAACGCCCTCGTACAGTTGCTGGGCGATGCGCATCGTGTGCGACGAGCGAAACCGGAGTTTGCGCGCGCCCTCCTGTTGCAGCGTCGAGGTGATGAACGGCGGCGGCGGGCGGCGCTTGCGCTGTTTCTTCTCGCAGCGCACCACCGGCATGGTCGCGGCGGGCGGGCCTGCGGACGGCGCGCCGGCCTTTTCAGCCGCGGCGTTGCTTTCAGCCGCGCCGATGCCCTCCTCAATCAGGCGGCACAGCCGGCGCGCGTGTTCCTCGCCGGTGATGTCAAACTGCTCCAGTTTGTCGCCCTCGGCCTCGATCAATTTCGCGGTGAAGGCAGTGGCGTCTTTCTCCAGTTGCGCCTCGATGGTCCAGTATTCGCGCGACTGGAACGCCTCGATTTCCTCCTCGCGCTCGACAATCAGGCGCAGCGCCGGGCTTTGCACGCGCCCCGCCGACAGCCCGCCGGACACCTTGCGCCACAGCAGCGGCGACAGGTTGAAGCCGACCAGGTAATCGAGCGCGCGCCGCGCCTGCTGCGCGTTGACGAGGTCGTCCGACAGGCGGCGCGGGTGGGCGATGGCCTCCTGCACGGCGCGCTTCGTAATCTCGTGGAACACGACGCGGTACACCTTCTTGTCTTTCAGCGCCTTCTTCTC
This window harbors:
- a CDS encoding Eco57I restriction-modification methylase domain-containing protein, whose amino-acid sequence is MLSTIEKTRLQISKNTGAEEKSRLGQFFTPAKTAVFMAGLFPAAGGRCHLLDAGAGIGSLSGAFLERCMGEAFNFDRIKLTAFELDKNLHAELHGSLRGYADKLPFALEITDGDFIEAAVNRIQFGRSDFTHAILNPPYKKIKSNSRRRLLLRQAGIETVNLYSAFVALSLLLVVPGGQVVAIVPRSFCNGPYYRPFRGFMLKHAAVRHIHLFESRSKTFRDDGVLQENIVIRLERGGKQGPVTVSTSTDDTLADFAARVQPFNRIVIPADPEQFIHVPVSPGKSAIEASPSICYSLNDIGIKVSTGPVVDFRLKKHLRDMPEAGTVPLLYAGHFTDSGMIWPQTGAKKPNAICRNSDTEKWLYPNGFYCVVRRFSSKEERRRIVASVVNSAAFNGAPMLGFENHLNLFHQNRRGLPQTLARGLAVFLNTTAVDEYFRCFSGHTQVNATDLKLMKYPSRETLINLGRWAMQCGKITQAMVDDKLETLVA
- a CDS encoding DNA topoisomerase I, producing MSSNLLIVESPAKSRTLKKYLGPDFEIMASYGHVRDLVPKEGAVDTENGFAMKYEIIDRNRKHVSDILRRLKGADNLYLATDPDREGEAISWHLYEILKEKKALKDKKVYRVVFHEITKRAVQEAIAHPRRLSDDLVNAQQARRALDYLVGFNLSPLLWRKVSGGLSAGRVQSPALRLIVEREEEIEAFQSREYWTIEAQLEKDATAFTAKLIEAEGDKLEQFDITGEEHARRLCRLIEEGIGAAESNAAAEKAGAPSAGPPAATMPVVRCEKKQRKRRPPPPFITSTLQQEGARKLRFRSSHTMRIAQQLYEGVDLGSGPVGLITYMRTDSVTLAREAIDDLRGYITSRFGADQLPATPNLYKTRSKNAQEAHEAIRPTSASRAPEDIRGHLSGDQFRLYDLIWKRAVACQMIPATLDTVSVDFAGGAGFTFRATGSTVRDPGFMMVYTEGRDEVSDAPRKDDGKEKKLPALEEGDDVDVRAIVPEQHFTEPPPRYNEATLIKTLEEYGIGRPSTYASIISTLQNREYATLDNRRFQPTPTGRLVNRFLTEHFTQYVDYDFTARLEDALDAVSRGEKKWVPLLDDFWHPFKQQVDDKATISKQEAALARELGQDPKTGKPVFVRYGRYGPFAQIGSADDDEKPRFASLIGEQTPETVTLEEVLELFRLPRDLGETPQGEPMLVGIGRFGPYVKYGDKYVSIRDDDPYTIGAERALELVEEKKREDEKKLILNFADEGICVLNGRYGPYVTDGAKNASVPKDREPSELTLEECRELIANAPARRRTSKKGAAKKGARKKSAKKSTAKKAPPKKKKPATAKKRRAATTKKT